A single genomic interval of Nocardioides nitrophenolicus harbors:
- a CDS encoding ParA family protein — protein sequence MNSVQAAPTILAVANQKGGVAKTTSVASIGAALAERGQRVLLVDLDPQACLTFSLGIDPEDLELSVHHVLTKGTAVGEVILETEDGVDLLPATIELARAEADLLTRTGREHVLRGVLEDLQASGRSYDWVLLDCPPSLGVLTVAALTAAGGVLIPLQCETLSHRGVGQLLDTVHDVRRFTNRDLAVWGVLPTLYDGRTNHARAVLDTIAETYDLEVVEPPIPKTIKFAEAPAAGRSILATSRTSKGAEAYREVAGSLLARSAR from the coding sequence ATGAACAGCGTGCAGGCGGCTCCCACGATCCTCGCTGTCGCCAACCAGAAGGGTGGCGTCGCGAAGACCACCAGTGTCGCGTCGATCGGAGCGGCCCTCGCCGAGCGGGGGCAGCGGGTGCTGCTCGTCGACCTCGACCCGCAGGCCTGCCTGACCTTCTCGCTCGGCATCGACCCCGAGGACCTCGAGCTCTCGGTCCACCACGTGCTGACCAAGGGCACCGCGGTGGGGGAGGTGATCCTCGAGACCGAGGACGGCGTCGACCTGCTGCCGGCGACCATCGAGCTGGCCCGCGCCGAGGCCGACCTGCTGACCCGCACCGGCCGCGAGCACGTCCTGCGCGGGGTGCTCGAGGACCTCCAGGCCAGCGGACGCAGCTACGACTGGGTGCTGCTCGACTGCCCGCCCTCGCTCGGCGTGCTCACCGTCGCGGCGCTGACCGCGGCCGGCGGCGTCCTCATCCCGCTGCAGTGCGAGACCCTGTCCCACCGCGGGGTCGGCCAGCTGCTCGACACCGTCCACGACGTACGCCGGTTCACCAACCGCGACCTCGCGGTGTGGGGCGTCCTCCCGACGCTCTACGACGGCCGCACCAACCACGCGCGCGCCGTGCTCGACACGATCGCGGAGACCTATGACCTCGAGGTCGTCGAGCCGCCGATCCCCAAGACCATCAAGTTCGCCGAGGCGCCGGCCGCGGGCCGCTCGATCCTCGCGACCAGCCGCACGAGCAAGGGCGCCGAGGCCTACCGCGAGGTCGCCGGCTCCCTGCTCGCCCGGTCGGCCCGCTGA
- a CDS encoding SDR family NAD(P)-dependent oxidoreductase, whose amino-acid sequence MPTALVTGATAGIGLEFARQLAARGHDLVLVARDEARLGSVAEELRSSYAVGVQVLPADLTSLDALARVEARLADRAAPVDLLVNNAGFGLKERFLDNPVDVEQAQQDVLVRAVLRLTHAALGGMVERGRGGVINVSSVAAFLPRGTYSAAKAWVNSFSAWAHQEYAGRGVTVMALCPGFVKTEFHQRLGVDRDASAPRLLWLEPDRLVRDALADFDRGRALSIPSKRYQAIVAGTRVVPSSLLQRLQSLGRK is encoded by the coding sequence ATGCCCACAGCCCTCGTGACCGGCGCCACGGCCGGCATCGGCCTCGAGTTCGCCCGCCAGCTCGCCGCGCGCGGCCACGACCTGGTCCTGGTGGCCCGCGACGAGGCCCGGCTCGGGTCCGTCGCCGAGGAGCTCCGCTCGTCGTACGCCGTCGGGGTGCAGGTGCTGCCCGCCGACCTCACCTCGCTGGACGCCCTCGCCCGCGTCGAGGCCCGGCTGGCCGACCGCGCGGCGCCGGTCGACCTCCTGGTCAACAACGCGGGCTTCGGGCTCAAGGAGCGCTTCCTCGACAACCCGGTCGACGTCGAGCAGGCCCAGCAGGACGTGCTGGTGCGCGCCGTGCTGCGGCTGACCCATGCCGCGCTCGGCGGCATGGTCGAGCGTGGGCGGGGCGGCGTGATCAACGTGTCGAGCGTGGCCGCCTTCCTGCCCCGCGGCACCTACAGCGCGGCGAAGGCCTGGGTGAACTCGTTCAGCGCCTGGGCGCACCAGGAGTACGCCGGTCGGGGCGTCACCGTGATGGCGCTGTGCCCGGGCTTCGTCAAGACCGAGTTCCACCAGCGGCTCGGTGTCGACCGCGACGCCTCGGCGCCCCGGCTGCTGTGGCTGGAGCCCGACCGGCTGGTCCGCGACGCGCTCGCCGACTTCGACCGCGGCCGGGCGCTGTCGATCCCGTCGAAGCGCTACCAGGCGATCGTCGCCGGCACCCGCGTGGTCCCCAGCTCGCTGCTCCAGCGGCTGCAGTCGCTGGGGCGGAAGTGA